The Malus domestica chromosome 08, GDT2T_hap1 genomic interval TCTCTCTTCGAGTATATGGATCCCTTTCTCTTGTACCATTCTCCAGTttctatttatttcttttttgagAAATTACTTCTTGGCTGCAAAAACGAATAAGTATTTCAAGAATTACTAATGTTTGAATTTTGTGCTTCTGATATCTGGTTTGTACGTTCTATTTTCTTCCAGTGAAATCATAGTTTTATATCTTACTTTCTATAAATTTTGAGCTAAAGTGTACTTGTTGCACTGCAACCAAATATTCTGTGATTATAACTTGTGTGTTTGAATTGCAGATAAAATGTTATATGCAACAACTGCTTCGCGGACTTGAATACTGTCATAGTCAAGGTGTCCTGCACCGAGATATCAAGGGTTCAAATCTTTTACTTGACAATAATGGAGCTCTCAAGATTGGCGACTTTGGTCTGGCGACCTTTTATGAGCCTGACCAAAACCAGGCATTAACCAGTCGTGTTGTGACTCTGTGGTATAGGGCACCTGAACTTTTACTTGGTTCTACTGAGTATGGAGTTTCTATAGATCTATGGAGCACCGGCTGTATCCTTGCGGAAATGTATGCTGGAAAGCCTATCATGCCCGGCAGAACAGAGGTAAAATTGACAATCTGTAAGATAACTTATTTTTTCATTCCTAGTTTCATGAGTTTCTTCATTCTTGCTGTAACTACGTCACCGCTGGGTCCGATAAGTGAATAATACTGGACATGAATAATTAGTCCTTCCAGAATAAATTACAAATGAGTCTAATCTTCTGGTTTCATATATTTATTCATACAAATTTTCCTTAAGTATAGTAATAGTTCTAAAATTAAGTCTTCAGTGTTTTGATTGGCAACTAATGTTGCTGTTATTCAGGTGGAACAAATGCATAAAATTTTTAAGCTTTGTGGTTCGCCATCTGAGGAATTCTGGAAGAAAACAAAGTTACCCCTTGCAACTAGTTTCAAACCTCAACAACCTTACAAGCGTCGTATTGCTGATACTTTCAAAGACGTCCCCCCTTCAGCTTTGGAGCTTATTGAAAAACTCCTTGCAATAGAACCAGAGACTCGGGGATCGGCTGCTTCAGCGCTTAGTAGTGAGGTAAATTTGAGCTTCTCCTTTTAATACTATAGCCATGTGCCTTCATGATGGTGTTTAATACTATCGACATTCCATGATTTCATTTGCTAATATGGTTCGTGTAAATATTGCTCATGTATCTTTTATCTGGCTCTGTTTATTGCAGTTCTTCAGTACACATCCTCTACCTTGTGATCCCTCAGATCTACCAAAATATCGTCCGAGCAAAGAGTTTGATGCAAAGCTTCGGGATGAGGAAAAACGGTACTTCTCTAAGAGGCTTTCATTTCTTTGACTCTCTTACTTGTACGTATTGAAGAGATATGTACACCATAGAGAATATTAACAACTCGATTCCTTTTCTGTCAGTTTCAGTTACGATATTTCACTTGTCCTGATATAAATCCTTCCCTAAAACAATAAATTGGTATATAGTACGTTCAGAGGTAGGCGTATCTTAAACATGTACTTGAGGCAGGCTGTGATGGGTACTTAGAAATATATGTTCTAGGAATGCTGACACAGGTCGGTTTATGGACGGTTTTCTCAACTTGTTTCATTATACTagtatatgtggatgacatggtGGCCTATAGCAGAAAATAATATCAGATAAGCTGTAACTAATGATAAATAAGTCCGCAGAATGATCTGAAGCCTAGATTAAAAAATCCATCTTCTTTTCTTAAATTTCAGGCGAAAAGCCGATGCATTTAAAGGGCGTGGTCCTGAATCTGTTAGAAGGGGTTCAAGAGATACCAAGGCACCATCGCCAGAATTTAATGCTCCGGGAGAGGTATAAAAATGAATTTGACACATCTACCATTTATTTAATTGTCGATGCTAtatatttggagcttcactctTTTGGCTAACATAAACTTAGCAGGGACAGAGAAACCGGAAAACCACAGGTCACAAGTACATGTCACAGCGAGAAACTGTCTCCGGCTTTGCAATGGAACCACATGGAGGAGCTAGGTCAAATGGGTACTCTCATTGTAGTACAATGGTACACCCTAGTGCAGTAGGATCGTCATTGAATAAGACAGCAGGTTCTACAAGTAGGCCAGAGCTAAGGTCGCAGAGATCTCATATGCCTCAAGCTGCAGCAGACTTATTAAGTTCTTCcagtaagaaaaaagaaactgTGGCTGGCAAAGAATCCAGAACGGTAAGTACCTGTTTTTCGTCACTCACTTCACCTCCTTAAACTTTTATTCTTTCAAAGTTTTTGGCTAATCATGGATTGTAGAGTTAGCTAATGATCTCTTGATCTTTGCCCCGCTTGTTAAAATCAAAGttttaaaagacgctaggcgttAATCAGGCGGCgagctggggcctagcgcctaggtggctaggcggactagacggatttaagtaaatctattgtatttcgtgtaaattagtgtctgtttatacttaaaatatatataatttcatcataaactagaaaatagaatgacatatatattatgaagtattggaacataatgaaaacatggggagcaaacatataatgtgtgtttatttaagtgttcaataaatttcttacaatttattggaaacaataaaatgcaaaaggaaagttatctattttccaTCTAAGTGAGTTGCCATCTAGGCAGGTGTCTAGGTGGGTCTGGGCTGGCTAGACAGGCGCCTTATCAGGTCTAGGCGCCCTTtcataattttcaaacgcctaggcattaatcgggacggtggccagccgcctagcgcctagacaagggcctaggcggggatttttagaacagtggttAAAATAAGTTTAGACACGTTTTTTAGCAACGGAGCATAATTTACGAAAGAATGCACACGCTTTCAGTGATATTGATCATACGTGCTTTTCTTCGTTCCTCTTCTTTTCAGATTCTTTTCTGTttgtaatattattttcttGTACGACAGTAGTCCTGAATAGTGAATAATGAACTAACTTATTTGTATGGTTTCAGGGCTATGTACCTAAGAACAGAATCCATTGCTCTGGACCATTGGTGCCTCCGGGGGGAAATCTTGAGGACATGCTCAAAGAGCACGAAAGACAAATCCAGCAGGCTGTACGTAAAGCACGAGCGCGTTGACAAAGACCAGGACCAATGAAAACCTTTGATGATGACCATTAAAGACATATCTCGGTGATCCTGAACGGTTGATATTCTGCTGCCTCTTCTATAACCATGCTGATCTGCTCAGTGCTCACCAGATACAGCTGCTTGCACCAGCCAAGTTTGCTAATTAACCATGAAAACCAGTGAGAAATGTCAGCATGGAAGCATAGCGAAGATGAAGGTGGTTATATGTTCAGAAAAGCGATGTAATGGGGTGGACGATATTCTGGTGTACCGCGTAAATTAGAACCGAGAAGGaacttttggttttttgttggtTGCCGGACAATATATAGGTTTGGGGCTGCTTTCGCCTTGTACAGTACAGAGGAAGCATGTTGTTTATGTACATTGTAAGATAACAATTTTCTTCTCTGAATGATTCATTTTTCTTGTAAGAAGAGAAAACGCTCGATATCTTGTTATGTGCATTAACATCTTAATCAATCTGTGGTTGTCTCGCAATCGATACCGAGTTATTTGTTCGATCGCTACTGAACTTTATACTCAACAGTAAAATTTCTAAATAATTTGCAAACGAAGAGCCTCTGCAGTGCATATAGACGACAGTTTGCATGCAAAAACCATAAATAGCACAACTTTATTGGGgggaaaatacaaataaaaatgaaaggacgaaaggaaaaagaagaaattaaacaaGACAGGATGTACAAATTTGAAAAGCCAGCAAACTTTCTGTACAATTGGCTTAAACATATACATCGACTGCGCGACTCGCTTAAACCCTAGAACTAGGTGTTGTTTAGTGAGCACGAATTGGCTCATAAGTTAAGCTACATATCCTGCTTCGGCTTTCGACTCAATTCAGAATACCGGCCACCCATTTCCTGCAAAATTTCTTCCCACGAACTTTCTTCTGAGGACTCCGATGAAGCCCCAAAAATCAAATTTGAGCTGCAGGCAGCTACATACCAATAATCTGATTCAATCTCCTCTGCCAACTGATCCAGCTGCCACCCAGCGTAGCCGACAAAGAATCTGAAATCCTGAGGCTTAAGAACACCCTTCTTTACTAGCGCTGCAGCTTCATCCAGGCTGTTACGAGCACCAAAACAAAGCCCAGGGATCACCTCTTCAAACCCAGGAAGGTTTGACTTGCCCCCGCTTTTTAACAAAAACATGCTTGCCTCAAGAGGCCCACCAAAATGCAACGAACAATCAGAAAATGTGGTTGCAAGATCAAGATTTGTGGGCTTCATGTGTTTAATCTTTTTATGGAGTGGCCTGTTGATAACAACTCCAAATGGTCCCTCTTCTGGATGTCTGCTTCCTGATCTGAGGAGGAGAACGACAGTTCTTTCAAAGGTGCGAACCCCGTCAAGCTTTTCTGTAGCAACAAGGACACAGCCTGTCTCTGGAACGGAAATAGGATGAGCCCACTTCAGGCCTAGAGGTTTTGACTGGTGGGGTTCCCCACCTTGGTTATGAGCATCAGGCTCAGCCTTTTCTTCCTGTTGAAAGATTCCAGAGTAAACTTGACAATTAATGGAGGATCATCATTAGAAATGTTTacataagacaaaaatgaaggATCATCATTAGAAATGTTTACGATATGGACGCTAGAATTACTAACATCGTGTGCGGACCAAAAACCTTACAAGGGCACTTATTTGCTCCAGCCATTAGATTTGTTCAATATTGGACTTGAGATGCATATAATCAAAATGAGGAAGAAAACTCGTTCACTATATATGGATTGAAGCCCTCATAACCAAAAGGCCACAGACCAATACCAGATATGAAGAAGTCTATGGAAGGGTATCAAAACTTCTACAGAGCTGTCTGTCACCATCAACTTAGAGgactaatgaaaatgaaatacaTGAAAGGAAGACAAGACATATTTtgataagaataaaaaaatttattaacaaAGAACAAACGAAAAACATGGAAAAGTGGTCCAGCAGTACACAACTGTTGAGGAAGCTGGAGATTTGCTTTATGTGTACTCTTGTCGTGTGATATTTGTGATATGATTGGCCTGTGTGGGTGAGTTTTGGTTTCCATAAAATCAGGTGTTGTTTAATTTTCAACCTAGGGAAACCAACTGTGTCAGCTCAGTTGGGTCTCATAACCAACCAAACCAACCGATCACCTACAAACTGAAAAGGTCAACACTTGAACTAACCCATAACAAGATGATTCAAAATTCAGCAAGTCTTATTATcaccttgaaaaaaaaaacgataacTAAATAAGGGAAGAGTAGTGAAAATATATTGATGAGTATTATATTAGAACATGATAATTATGCATTTTAGTTTCAAAGGACATTAGCCCTTCAGGAAAGTAAAACTTCACCTGCTCCATAGTATATAGCCTTGCTCTGACCTCTCTCCAGTCTGACTTTATCTGACAATTTTTCTGGGATGAAGTGTCATTAAAGTTTTCAGAAGAATCGTTTTCTTGTTCACTATCACCTTCTGGAATAGATCGGTCATCATTTCCTGTAAACCCAATGGAAAAAATTATTTGTGATGCAAGTAGTTATAAGTTGTAACAAATGGAACAGAGAAATTTACAAGTAAACCACTGGTACCATGCTCAGTGAAAGTAGGTAATATGTGAAAGCTAAAAACCTACATTCATGTAGGCATACAGACATAAAGACATGATGAGCATAAGTCAAGTGTACACACACAGATAGATAgataactaagaactaacacCTATCATATTTATATTGCTTTTTACCGAAAGGTGAATTAAATGTAGGACAAAAGCAAAACTTTTATAC includes:
- the LOC103441797 gene encoding probable serine/threonine-protein kinase At1g09600 isoform X1 encodes the protein MGCLCSKATSEEGKVEQSETAERPLKDYSVQLIAPTPSLRDDFVTEVGGGGDGAEVSVRRSSRTASKANVGNNGSKNEDHQRGATLGLGASGRQTVMSRIVSMPHGAQGEQTAAGWPSWLTSVAGDAIKGWVPRRADSFEKLDKIGQGTYSSVYKARDLETGKIVALKKVRFVNMDPESVRFMAREIYILRRLDHPNVMKLEGLVTSRMSCSLYLVFEYMEHDLAGLAATRGIKFTEPQIKCYMQQLLRGLEYCHSQGVLHRDIKGSNLLLDNNGALKIGDFGLATFYEPDQNQALTSRVVTLWYRAPELLLGSTEYGVSIDLWSTGCILAEMYAGKPIMPGRTEVEQMHKIFKLCGSPSEEFWKKTKLPLATSFKPQQPYKRRIADTFKDVPPSALELIEKLLAIEPETRGSAASALSSEFFSTHPLPCDPSDLPKYRPSKEFDAKLRDEEKRRKADAFKGRGPESVRRGSRDTKAPSPEFNAPGEQGQRNRKTTGHKYMSQRETVSGFAMEPHGGARSNGYSHCSTMVHPSAVGSSLNKTAGSTSRPELRSQRSHMPQAAADLLSSSSKKKETVAGKESRTGYVPKNRIHCSGPLVPPGGNLEDMLKEHERQIQQAVRKARAR
- the LOC103441797 gene encoding probable serine/threonine-protein kinase At1g09600 isoform X3, which encodes MAVMANFGCWRCHQRIGQGTYSSVYKARDLETGKIVALKKVRFVNMDPESVRFMAREIYILRRLDHPNVMKLEGLVTSRMSCSLYLVFEYMEHDLAGLAATRGIKFTEPQIKCYMQQLLRGLEYCHSQGVLHRDIKGSNLLLDNNGALKIGDFGLATFYEPDQNQALTSRVVTLWYRAPELLLGSTEYGVSIDLWSTGCILAEMYAGKPIMPGRTEVEQMHKIFKLCGSPSEEFWKKTKLPLATSFKPQQPYKRRIADTFKDVPPSALELIEKLLAIEPETRGSAASALSSEFFSTHPLPCDPSDLPKYRPSKEFDAKLRDEEKRRKADAFKGRGPESVRRGSRDTKAPSPEFNAPGEGQRNRKTTGHKYMSQRETVSGFAMEPHGGARSNGYSHCSTMVHPSAVGSSLNKTAGSTSRPELRSQRSHMPQAAADLLSSSSKKKETVAGKESRTGYVPKNRIHCSGPLVPPGGNLEDMLKEHERQIQQAVRKARAR
- the LOC103441797 gene encoding probable serine/threonine-protein kinase At1g09600 isoform X2, which produces MGCLCSKATSEEGKVEQSETAERPLKDYSVQLIAPTPSLRDDFVTEVGGGGDGAEVSVRRSSRTASKANVGNNGSKNEDHQRGATLGLGASGRQTVMSRIVSMPHGAQGEQTAAGWPSWLTSVAGDAIKGWVPRRADSFEKLDKIGQGTYSSVYKARDLETGKIVALKKVRFVNMDPESVRFMAREIYILRRLDHPNVMKLEGLVTSRMSCSLYLVFEYMEHDLAGLAATRGIKFTEPQIKCYMQQLLRGLEYCHSQGVLHRDIKGSNLLLDNNGALKIGDFGLATFYEPDQNQALTSRVVTLWYRAPELLLGSTEYGVSIDLWSTGCILAEMYAGKPIMPGRTEVEQMHKIFKLCGSPSEEFWKKTKLPLATSFKPQQPYKRRIADTFKDVPPSALELIEKLLAIEPETRGSAASALSSEFFSTHPLPCDPSDLPKYRPSKEFDAKLRDEEKRRKADAFKGRGPESVRRGSRDTKAPSPEFNAPGEGQRNRKTTGHKYMSQRETVSGFAMEPHGGARSNGYSHCSTMVHPSAVGSSLNKTAGSTSRPELRSQRSHMPQAAADLLSSSSKKKETVAGKESRTGYVPKNRIHCSGPLVPPGGNLEDMLKEHERQIQQAVRKARAR
- the LOC103441843 gene encoding uncharacterized protein codes for the protein MDLWSVQAKNIGRSPFLLRNSFSQKPISWNFVNLRPSWVGVEDGKDFEIGVLNLKRRISSNGFRSSVVRAMGKKNNHGNSSNSSSSSGNDDRSIPEGDSEQENDSSENFNDTSSQKNCQIKSDWREVRARLYTMEQEEKAEPDAHNQGGEPHQSKPLGLKWAHPISVPETGCVLVATEKLDGVRTFERTVVLLLRSGSRHPEEGPFGVVINRPLHKKIKHMKPTNLDLATTFSDCSLHFGGPLEASMFLLKSGGKSNLPGFEEVIPGLCFGARNSLDEAAALVKKGVLKPQDFRFFVGYAGWQLDQLAEEIESDYWYVAACSSNLIFGASSESSEESSWEEILQEMGGRYSELSRKPKQDM